ACGCTGATTTAGTTATTTTTGATCCGAATTTAAAGGAGGTATTAAATAGTTCTAACACTCATTCAAAAGCCGGATACACTCCTTTTGAAGGATTTGAAGTAGAGGGAATCCCTATTACAACTATTTTAAGAGGAAAGGTAATAGTAAAAGATAGAAAATTCATAGGAGAAAAAGGATTTGGAAGGTTTGTAAAAGCCATATAATCATATCGGAGGAGATAAAATGAATACACTTTTTAGGGGAAAGGATTTTATAACCACGCAAGAATGGAGTGAAGAAGAGTTAGAAACAGTCTTTGAAGTATCCAAAGAACTTAAATTAAGATTTGCATTAGGAGAGCCTACGGATCATTTGTTGAGATCAAAAACTGTCTTTATGATGTTTTTTGAACAATCTACACGAACTCGAAACTCAATAGAAGCAGGTATCACACAACTTGGTGGACATGCTCATGATCTAACGCCAGATAAGATGCAACTTTCTCACGGAGAATCCGCGAAAGACACCGCAATTGTGTTGAGTCGATTCGGCCATGCCATAGCGATAAGAAACTGTTTCTATGGAATTGGAAACAAATACATCAGAGAAGTGGCAAAATATGCCGATGTACCTGTTATCAACCTACAAGATGATATTTATCATCCTTTACAAGGATTGGCAGATTTGATGACAATAAAAGAAAAATGTGGCAATGATCTTAAAAATATTAAAGTCACTATATCTTGGGCTTACGCCACATCACACGCAAAACCTTTGTCCGTACCTCAAACACAGGCATTATTATTTACAAGGTACGGAATGGACGTGACTATAGCCCATCCAAAAGAATTTCCACTTATGTCAGAGATCATAGAACAAGCTAAGCAAAACGCAGAAAAACATGGTGGAAGTTTAAAGTTCACAGACGATATGGACGAAGCATTCGATGAAGCTCAAATTGTAATTCCAAAGAACTGGGGTGGATTTTTAGGCGTGGAAACTCCTGATACGGATGAAGGGAAAAAACAAATGAAAGAAAATCTTGAAAAGCACAAAGATTGGATCTGTGATGAAAGAAGAATGGCGTTGGCTGATAAAGATGTTCTTTATATGCACGCGATGCCAGCAGATAGAGGAAAAGAAGTAACTGATCCTGTCATTGACGGACTTCATTCAATAATATATGATGAAGCAGAAAACCGTTTACATACAGCAAAGGCAATTATGGCTTTGACTATGGGAGGAAGACCCTGATCTCTATTTGGAGGTGAAAAATTATTTTTAATAGTGTTAATCAACCAAAAAAAAGAATCGACGCATACGAAAAGGTAACCGGAAAAGCGAAATTTGCTGATGATTTAGAATTTCCGAATATGTTGTATGCAAAAGTACTTAGATCTAAGTATCCTTCTGCGAGAATATTGAACATATACTTAGACGAAGCTAAAAAGATTCCTGGTGTAAAAGCAATTATAACGGCAAATGATATACCCAACAACGAATTTGGCGTCATTATCCCCGACCAACAAGTGTTGGCTAAAGAAAGGACTTACTTCATAGGAGATGGAATAGCGGTTGTCGCTGCAGAAACGCCAGAGTCTGCAAAAAAAGCAGTCGAAAGTATAAAAGTAGAATATGACGAGATTTCAGGAATTTTTGACCCCTTAGAATCTAAAAACGCGCCATCTATTCATGAAGATAAAGATAATAATCAAGTTATTCATCACAAACTCAGAAAAGGTAATATAGAAGAAGGATTTAAAAGATGTGATGTAATTTTAGAAAGAGAGTATCAAACTCAATTTATTGAGCATGCCTACATGGAACCCGAGGTTGTAATTGCCGTTCCTTATGAGAACAATAGTGTAGTTACAATATATGGGTCGGTACAAAATCCTTTTGCTTGCCGTAACGCGGTAGCTTCAGTTCTTAAAATTGGCTTCAATCAAGTTAGAATTGTTCAAAATCACATAGGTGGCTCTTTTGGTGGTAAAGATGAAGTAATTTCTTCTATGGCTGCTCGAGCCGCTGTTCTAGCTTTAAAAACCAACAGGCCTGTAAAATTAAAAAACACAAGGGAAGAATCAATTATCGAAAGTTATAAGAGGCATCCTTACAATATGAGGTACAAAGTAGGGGCTACAAAAGAAGGCAAGCTACTGGCTATGGAAATAGAGGCAATCGCTGACAGTGGAGCTTACGCGTGTCAAACTCCTTTTGTTACTTGGAGGTCTGTTGTTCAAGCAACGGGCCCTTACGAAATTCCAAATGTAAAAACAGATACTTACGGATATTATACAAACAATGTATACACTGGAGCCATGCGCGGCTATGGATCTCCTCAGGTCATATTTGCCAATGAATCTCTAATGGATGAATTGGCTCAAGAACTCGGGATGAACCCCTTAGATCTTAGATTAAAAAATATTTTTCATGACAATTCAGAAACAGCAAGTGGTCAAAAACTAGATAATCACAAAGTTAGCCTCGAAGAGGTAATAAAAAAGGCTGCTGATTCGATCAATTTTTTAGAAAAGTACAAAGAGTACAGTCGAGAGCAAAAAGGTGATAAAAGAAAAGGAATAGGAATGGCTATAAGTTACAGAGGTTGTAGCTTAGGAGCAGAAGCTGTTGATGCAGCTGGTATCATATTATCTATACAAAAAGATGGAACTGTATATCTCTATAGCGGCTTAGCTGAAAATGGACAAGGTCTAAAAACAGCCTTTTCTCAAATTGTAGCCGAAGAATTGGGGATTGATATTGAAAAGATCAACTTCATGGTTGTCGATACATTAGTTTCCCCAGATAGTGGTTCTACGGTAGCCTCTCGTGCAACGTTGATTGGAGGAAATGCATCGCTCGACGCCGCTAAAAATCTCAAAAAGAAATTGACGGATTTTATAGTTAAAAAATATAATTTGGTATTTAACGAATTAATATTTAAAGATAATTCAATTTACACACCTGATCAAAAAAAGATAATTTCCTTTGATGAAGCTGCTTCCCAAGCATATAACTCTGGTGTCTTTTTATCTTCATACGGTTGGTACAAAGCTCCGGAGATAAGTTGGGATGAAGAAACCGGACAAGGCAGACCTTATTTTACCTACGTTTATGGATGTCAGATAGCCGAGGTTGAAGTTGATATAGGTACAGGTGAGATAAAAGTGCTTAAAATGGTAGCTGCTCACGATGTTGGAAGGGCTATCAATCCTGCGAATGTTTTAGGTCAATTTTATGGTGGAATATCAATGGGCCTCGGATATGGGATCATGGAAGAGCTGGATATAAACGAGGGATACATCAATAACACCAATTTTGACGAATATTTGATACCCACAGTTAAAGATATGCCAGATATAACTCCTATTATCGTTGAAAATCCTGATCCTAATGGACCTTACGGTGCAAAATCTATAGGAGAACCTACCTTGGAGTTAGGGGCAGCTGCAATAGCAAATGCGGTAGCCCAGGCAACTGGAAAAAGAATAAGATCTTTGCCTATAAACTTAGAAAAAATACTGGTAGGTCATTCTTTGAAAAAAGGAAGGAAGAAAAAATGATTGAATATGATTTTTTAACCGCTAAAGACGTTGATGCTGCTTTGGAATATTTGCACAAATATGAAAGTATAAAAGTAATAGCTGGTGGAACTGATTTACTAGTAGATATACATAAAGAAAGTTCTAGATTAGAAAAATTTGATTATATTTTAGATATTTCTAATATCAAAGCTCTTCAATTCATAGATGAAACGGAAGATTCTGTAGAGTTAGGACCTTTGTGTACACATACCATGTTGATAAATTCAAAAATTATCAATAAATATTTCCCGTTTCTTGTAACAGCAGCAAAGAGTATAGGATCAACCCAGATTAGAAACAGAGGTACCGTTGGAGGGAATATATCCAATGCCTCTCCAGCAGCAGATTTAATTCCTCCGTTGATGGCTTTAAATGCTGAAATAGAGTTAAGCTCTGTAAACGGGAGAAGACTCATACCTTTAGATAATTATATTGTTGGTCCTTACAAAACTAGTAAAAATCATGATGAACTTGTAACTAAAATACTAATACCAAAGGTAGATGAAAATTATCGTTTTAGTTTTCAAAAAATAGGAAGAAGAAGAGCTTTAAATATAGCAAGATTAAACTTAGCTGTGGCTGCAAAAATAAATAAAAAAGACCTAAAAATTGAAGATATAAGAATAGTTCCAGGTTCCGCAACACCTTTTCCAGTAAGATTTAAAAACATAGAAATGGAAATACTAAACAAAAAATCTAACGAATTAAATTTAGAAGAGCTAGCAAAAAAAATAGGCGACGAAATGGTGAATATAACTGGTGAAAGGTGGTCAACTCCTTACAAAAAACCAGCCTTAGGGGCAATTTTCAAAAAGGCGATTATAGAGATAACAAATTCAAGTGATAGTGATAGTCACTAAGGTTGAATAATTGAAACTTACGTTGATGGAGGTATTCGAAAAATGGACAAAATTGAAGTAACGCTTTATGTAAATAATAAAAAAGAAACATTACAAGTGGATCCAACGGAGAGACTTCTTGATACTTTACGCAACCGATTAAAATTAACTAGCGTAAAAGAAGGATGCGATGTGGGCGAATGTGGCGCTTGTACGGTTATTTTAAACGGTGAAGCCGTTCATTCATGTTTAGTGTTAACTGCTCAAGTTGATGGTTATGAAATTTTCACTACAGAGGGTTTGGAAGTTAATGGAAAATTAGACCCGCTGCAACAATCTTTTATTGATCATCAAGCTGTTCAATGCGGTTTTTGCACCCCTGGTATGCTGATGTCTGCTAAAGCTTTGTTGAATAAAAATCCTAATCCCTCAAGGGAAGAAATAAAAACCGCAATAGAAGGGAATCTCTGTAGATGTACTGGATATCAGCAAATAGTTGAAGCGATAGAATCAGTTACACAGGATAAGAAAGGGTGATATCTTTGTCGAACATATTGATAAAAAATGCTAAAGTTATTACAACGATGAATACAAATAGAGATCAGTTGAAAGATCACGATATTTTAATTAAAGGAAACAAGATACATAAAATTGCCAAAAATATAGATTTATCAAACGAACAAATAGATGAAGTTATAGATGGTTCCAAATATTATGTATATCCAGGATTGATTAATACTCATCATCATTTCTATCAAACTTTTACTAGGAACATTCCTCAGGTACAAAATGTTGAATTATTCGACTGGTTAAAGTTTTTGTATCCAATTTGGTCAAGATTGACACCAGAAGTTGTTTATTATAGTACTTTAGTTGCAGCAGGAGAACTACTTAAAACTGGTTGTACGACATCAGTTGATCAATTTTATGTTTTTCCAAAGAATCAACCACCAGATCTTCTTGATAATGAATTTTATGCAGCAAGAGAAATCGGCATCAGATTACACGGTAGTAGAGGAAGTATGTCATTGAGTGAAAAAGATGGTGGCCTTCCTCCTGACTCGGTAGTTCAAACAGAAATCGAAATCTTGAAAGATTCCCAAAGAATTATTGAAAAATTTCATGATCCTTCCCCATTTTCCATGCATAGAGTCATTCTAGCCCCTTGCTCCCCATTCTCTGTAACTTCAACATTACTTAAGCAATCTGTTCAATTAGCAAGAGAATATAGTGTGTGCAGTCATACACATTTAGCCGAAACAAGAGATGAAGAAAAATTTTGTATTGAGACTTTTGGGAAGAGACCATTAGAATACATGGAGAGTCTAGATTGGTTAGGCCCTGATGTATGGTTCGCCCATGGAGTTCATTTCAATGAAGAAGAAATAGATAAGTTGGCATTAACTCACACAGGGGTTGCTCACTGTCCCGTTTCGAATTCAAAACTCGCCTCTGGAGCTGCAAATATCCCCTACATGTTAAAAAAAGGTGTAAAAATTAGCTTAGCTGTGGATGGAAGTGCAAGTAACGACTCTTCTAATATGATTTTAGAAATGAAAACCGCTTTTTTGATGAGTCGACTAATCTACGGTATAAGTGCTATCACTGCTGAGGATGTCCTGCGTATGGCTACAAAGGGTGGAAGTGAAGTTATAAACCAACCAGAAATTGGAAGTTTAGAGGAAGGTAAGGCAGCAGATATGTTCTTGATTCGTTGGGACCGATTAGGTTATACAGGAGGTCTTTACGATCCTATATCCATGCTTATTAATACTGGAGATTCTCAAATCGTAGATATGACAATCGTCAATGGAGAAATAGTTGTAAAAGATGGTGAGCTTGTCAAAGTTGATGAAAGAAAAATCATAGACAAAGCTAATGAACTTTCTAAAAGGATGGTCGAAGTCTGAAATTTGGAGGGGAAAAACATGTTGTTAATAGGTAACGCTACTATTTTCACCTTTGATGACGAAATTCCTATAATTGAAAATGGTGCAGTATTAATAGAAGGTAAAAAAATAAAAGAAATAGGAGAAACAGAAAATTTACTTCAAAAATATCCAAACGCTGTTTTCAAAAACGCTCAAGATAAAATTTTAATGCCTGGTTTGATAAACACTCACACACACCTGTACAGTACTTTCGCCAGAGGAATGAATTTAAAAACCGAGATCCCTCCACAAAACTTTTTAGAAATATTAGAAAAATTGTGGTGGCGATTGGACAACACTTTAAACGAAGAGGATATTTATTACAGTGCATTATTTGCAATCTTAGAGTGCATAAAAAACGGAGTAACAACGATTTTTGACCATCATGCAAGTTTTAATTATATAGATGGAAGTTTGGATATCATCGCGCAAGCTGTCATGGAAACAGGTATAAGAGCCAATCTTTGTTATGAAGTATCAGATAGACATGGACAGGCTAAAAGCGATGCCTCTCTAAAAGAAAATGAAAGGTTTATTAGAAAGATTAAGGATTCTGAGAACGATAAATTAGGTGGAATGATTGGATTACACGCTTCTTTTACCCTTGAAGACAAAACTTTAAACAAGGCCTCGGAGTTAGCTGACGAATTAAACGTTCCTTTTCATATCCATGTAGCAGAAGGAATAGCAGATTTACAAGACAGTGTAAAAAGAGGTTACATAGGAGTAGTCGATAGATTATCGAAATTTAAAATATTAAGACCTCATGCCTTAGCTGTTCATGGCGTTCATATAAAGAAGGAAGAGATTCCAATTTTGAAGGAAAGTGGTGCATACGTTGTTCATAATCCAGAATCAAACATGGGAAACGCAGTAGGAGCGGCTCCAATAAAAGATTTCTTTGATCACGGAATCCTAACCGGATTGGGAACAGATGCCTACACGCACGACATGTTCGAAAGTATAAAAGTTGCCAATTTACTCCAAAAGCATCAATTAGGTGATCCACAGGCAGGATGGAGCGAAGTTTACAACATGGCGTTTAATAATAATGTGCAAATTGCTTCTAACCTTTTAAACCTAAAAATAGGAAAGATAAAAGAGAATTTCCCAGCCGATTTAATAATAGTGGATTATATCTCCCCAACACCCGTTGAAAAAGACAACGTTTATTCCCACATCCTTTTCGGAATGAACGGTGGGATGGTTGATACGGTTATTATAGACGGCAAAATTATTATGGATAATCGGGAGGTGACGGTTTTAGATTATGAAAGAATACACAGGAGAACTCGGGAGCAAGCAAGAAGATTTTGGGAGAGATTCTGATCAATACTTTGCTCCTAAAACATTGAAAGAAGCTACAGAAATACTTTCAAGATACAGCCCTAACATCAAAATCATCGCAGGTGGTACAGATGTTTTGGTAGATTACTTTGACCGTCTTTATGAAATAGAAAGGTGGTTGAGCTTAAAAAACCTCAATGAACTGAAAAAAATCGAAATCAACAATGATCGAGTTGAAATTGGTGCCTTACTCACCCACGATGAATTAGAAAAATCTGAGATTATACAAAGATATTTTCCACTTATCAGTCAAGCTGCATGGGATGTTGGATCACCTCAAATCAGAAACATGGGCACCATAGGTGGAAATATTGCAAATTCTTCCCCTGCTGGGGATTTATTACCTCCTTTAATGGCATATGATGCACTATTCAAACTAACTTCCCAAAACGAAACTCGTGAAGTACCCGCACAAGACTTTTTTCTAGGACCTAAAAAAAACGTACTTATAAAGAATGAAATCATCGAAAAAATTATCATTCCAATTCCCCAAAAACACACCTATGGAAAATGGTTCAAAGTTGGAAAAAGAAATGCCTTAATAATTTCAAGTATCACGTTGGCTCTTGTTGTGACCTTCGATGATGATGAACGCATAAAAACAGTGAAATGTTGTCTTGGTTCTGTGGCTCCCGTTCCAGTTGAAATCTCACAAATTCAACCTTTGATGGTTGGCAAAAGGTTAAACGAATTAGACTATTCTCAGATTGGGAAAGTAGTTTCTGAAAATATTTCACCAATAGACGACATAAGAGGAACCAAAGAATACCGCATAGATGTAGCAAAAAATCTAACAGTTAACGCTTTAAATGAAATTGAAAGGATGGTGAGGGTAGGTTGAAAATAAACTTTACCATAAATGGAATTGAA
This genomic window from Petrotoga mexicana DSM 14811 contains:
- a CDS encoding ornithine carbamoyltransferase, coding for MNTLFRGKDFITTQEWSEEELETVFEVSKELKLRFALGEPTDHLLRSKTVFMMFFEQSTRTRNSIEAGITQLGGHAHDLTPDKMQLSHGESAKDTAIVLSRFGHAIAIRNCFYGIGNKYIREVAKYADVPVINLQDDIYHPLQGLADLMTIKEKCGNDLKNIKVTISWAYATSHAKPLSVPQTQALLFTRYGMDVTIAHPKEFPLMSEIIEQAKQNAEKHGGSLKFTDDMDEAFDEAQIVIPKNWGGFLGVETPDTDEGKKQMKENLEKHKDWICDERRMALADKDVLYMHAMPADRGKEVTDPVIDGLHSIIYDEAENRLHTAKAIMALTMGGRP
- a CDS encoding xanthine dehydrogenase family protein molybdopterin-binding subunit, yielding MLYAKVLRSKYPSARILNIYLDEAKKIPGVKAIITANDIPNNEFGVIIPDQQVLAKERTYFIGDGIAVVAAETPESAKKAVESIKVEYDEISGIFDPLESKNAPSIHEDKDNNQVIHHKLRKGNIEEGFKRCDVILEREYQTQFIEHAYMEPEVVIAVPYENNSVVTIYGSVQNPFACRNAVASVLKIGFNQVRIVQNHIGGSFGGKDEVISSMAARAAVLALKTNRPVKLKNTREESIIESYKRHPYNMRYKVGATKEGKLLAMEIEAIADSGAYACQTPFVTWRSVVQATGPYEIPNVKTDTYGYYTNNVYTGAMRGYGSPQVIFANESLMDELAQELGMNPLDLRLKNIFHDNSETASGQKLDNHKVSLEEVIKKAADSINFLEKYKEYSREQKGDKRKGIGMAISYRGCSLGAEAVDAAGIILSIQKDGTVYLYSGLAENGQGLKTAFSQIVAEELGIDIEKINFMVVDTLVSPDSGSTVASRATLIGGNASLDAAKNLKKKLTDFIVKKYNLVFNELIFKDNSIYTPDQKKIISFDEAASQAYNSGVFLSSYGWYKAPEISWDEETGQGRPYFTYVYGCQIAEVEVDIGTGEIKVLKMVAAHDVGRAINPANVLGQFYGGISMGLGYGIMEELDINEGYINNTNFDEYLIPTVKDMPDITPIIVENPDPNGPYGAKSIGEPTLELGAAAIANAVAQATGKRIRSLPINLEKILVGHSLKKGRKKK
- a CDS encoding FAD binding domain-containing protein, with amino-acid sequence MIEYDFLTAKDVDAALEYLHKYESIKVIAGGTDLLVDIHKESSRLEKFDYILDISNIKALQFIDETEDSVELGPLCTHTMLINSKIINKYFPFLVTAAKSIGSTQIRNRGTVGGNISNASPAADLIPPLMALNAEIELSSVNGRRLIPLDNYIVGPYKTSKNHDELVTKILIPKVDENYRFSFQKIGRRRALNIARLNLAVAAKINKKDLKIEDIRIVPGSATPFPVRFKNIEMEILNKKSNELNLEELAKKIGDEMVNITGERWSTPYKKPALGAIFKKAIIEITNSSDSDSH
- a CDS encoding (2Fe-2S)-binding protein; the protein is MDKIEVTLYVNNKKETLQVDPTERLLDTLRNRLKLTSVKEGCDVGECGACTVILNGEAVHSCLVLTAQVDGYEIFTTEGLEVNGKLDPLQQSFIDHQAVQCGFCTPGMLMSAKALLNKNPNPSREEIKTAIEGNLCRCTGYQQIVEAIESVTQDKKG
- a CDS encoding 8-oxoguanine deaminase, with translation MSNILIKNAKVITTMNTNRDQLKDHDILIKGNKIHKIAKNIDLSNEQIDEVIDGSKYYVYPGLINTHHHFYQTFTRNIPQVQNVELFDWLKFLYPIWSRLTPEVVYYSTLVAAGELLKTGCTTSVDQFYVFPKNQPPDLLDNEFYAAREIGIRLHGSRGSMSLSEKDGGLPPDSVVQTEIEILKDSQRIIEKFHDPSPFSMHRVILAPCSPFSVTSTLLKQSVQLAREYSVCSHTHLAETRDEEKFCIETFGKRPLEYMESLDWLGPDVWFAHGVHFNEEEIDKLALTHTGVAHCPVSNSKLASGAANIPYMLKKGVKISLAVDGSASNDSSNMILEMKTAFLMSRLIYGISAITAEDVLRMATKGGSEVINQPEIGSLEEGKAADMFLIRWDRLGYTGGLYDPISMLINTGDSQIVDMTIVNGEIVVKDGELVKVDERKIIDKANELSKRMVEV
- the ssnA gene encoding putative aminohydrolase SsnA, with the translated sequence MLLIGNATIFTFDDEIPIIENGAVLIEGKKIKEIGETENLLQKYPNAVFKNAQDKILMPGLINTHTHLYSTFARGMNLKTEIPPQNFLEILEKLWWRLDNTLNEEDIYYSALFAILECIKNGVTTIFDHHASFNYIDGSLDIIAQAVMETGIRANLCYEVSDRHGQAKSDASLKENERFIRKIKDSENDKLGGMIGLHASFTLEDKTLNKASELADELNVPFHIHVAEGIADLQDSVKRGYIGVVDRLSKFKILRPHALAVHGVHIKKEEIPILKESGAYVVHNPESNMGNAVGAAPIKDFFDHGILTGLGTDAYTHDMFESIKVANLLQKHQLGDPQAGWSEVYNMAFNNNVQIASNLLNLKIGKIKENFPADLIIVDYISPTPVEKDNVYSHILFGMNGGMVDTVIIDGKIIMDNREVTVLDYERIHRRTREQARRFWERF
- a CDS encoding FAD binding domain-containing protein; this translates as MKEYTGELGSKQEDFGRDSDQYFAPKTLKEATEILSRYSPNIKIIAGGTDVLVDYFDRLYEIERWLSLKNLNELKKIEINNDRVEIGALLTHDELEKSEIIQRYFPLISQAAWDVGSPQIRNMGTIGGNIANSSPAGDLLPPLMAYDALFKLTSQNETREVPAQDFFLGPKKNVLIKNEIIEKIIIPIPQKHTYGKWFKVGKRNALIISSITLALVVTFDDDERIKTVKCCLGSVAPVPVEISQIQPLMVGKRLNELDYSQIGKVVSENISPIDDIRGTKEYRIDVAKNLTVNALNEIERMVRVG